In the genome of Lathyrus oleraceus cultivar Zhongwan6 chromosome 4, CAAS_Psat_ZW6_1.0, whole genome shotgun sequence, the window tttttcaaaataaataaatttttcaaaattgttcttaaacaaagtgaacgttcacaatgatggaaggatacttaggagatccgcagtgctctcccaagggtggtatgattaccaacaggtaagacaattgttcgtatctcgagcatgactgtatctttttCCTGCAGAACATtttcatggtttctcctcagcgaggttgctcagtgcagtgttggttgaagttgtttatcttcatgttcccggcagtacaacattcttcctccaagtccctgttagccctattgtggggcatctccagtataggTTTGATTGAGCCCTACtgtggggcattcccagcaaggtttgtctttccccagcaggatggaagttgacgtgattataagatcctcagcacagttcctgaAGTTCCCTGGTGtttgtctctggaggagacgtgtgtttaggcattcatcatttagataagcatagcatattgcatcattagtgcatagcatttccatgatcatggggcattgtgtaaaacaaaagaaaaaaaactcatgcatcaacattgcaaacatatccattagccctaggccgtggtgaccagccgagattggtttgttggaaagagtttagcatcgcgccattggatcggcttcagaattgggttcatcagcatggttgagaagttggtgttttcccaacaagtgactccttagttgagtgggtatccccagcagtgttactccccgaagTTGGCATCATTTTGCAAGCTTGGTTCAATTCCCCTAGCATATGTGggcgtgtctgatctctccatatagagtcgaccccttaggcagaaaatgtccaccattccttctgcgctccccaccgagatacatcctcgtggatgacggttgcttccgttccctccataatgggatgggttttccctattgagttctttcctcattaggatgagtcttgattcagtttgccttcttggatcgatcctaaattggcttcttgttcgctgtctcttgtacttctctggggcataaatgaatggttgctcactaaccggcactcgttcatctcatcctcagcggaattttgggcctctacctacaaaccggtagttgtaagtcctatcgtcgtggttttctacctacaagctggtagttgtaaaatcccactttcaccccctagcagaggtaacctttgtggttcatgatgtttgttggcttctacctacaaaccggtagttgtgagtcctatctttgtggttttctacctattaactggtagctgtaaaatcccactttcatccccttggtggagttaaccctgtgtgctcatcctatcgatgactggttacttttccgtggttttctgcctactaaccggtagatgtaatcccctctttgtggtattgatagtcttgttccctttggatacttgccttgatcaagcagtattgtccccattgggtcttccccttctttttggatacttgctccgagtaagcaactttatcctcttttgattggtcatcttttgcatacctagtctggtacccctaatgcctttcttttcggtcgtttatccatttaacaacctgcaacccggttatggataatcttccatgcgagtgtattatctacgttttgacggctatagataatatatctcatgcactctttggtcaatctttcgattgttatccccagcatgggtctttggcatgcgtgtcagctcacgtatcactgttttgttatcttcgccgatgctgatagacatgaagaagtttccggtatccagaccgaagtggcattcaggccagtttccgatttccagatcgaagaagttctcaacagtcaggacgaagaacttgtggtgttcagaccagttttcccggtatccagaccgaagtggcattcaggccagtttccgatttccagatcgaagaagttctcaacagtcaggacgaagaacttgtggcattcaggccaattttcccggtatccagaccgaagtggcattcaggccagtgtttccggtatccagaccgaagtggcattcaggccagttttcccggtatccagaccgaagtggcattcaggccagttttcccggtatccagaccgaagtggcattcaggccagttttcccggtatccagaccgaagtggcactcaaGCCAGTCTTTCCTGAttttcagattgaagaagtttccggtatccagaccgaagtggcgttcaggccagttttcccggtatccagaccgaagtggcattcaggccagttcccggtatccagaccgaagtggcattcaggccagtttccgatttccagatcgaagaagttctcaacagtcaggacgaagaacttgtggtgttcagaccagttttcccggtatccagaccgaagtggcattcaggccagttcccggtatccagaccgaagtggcattcaggccagtttccgatttccagatcgaagaagttctcaacagtcaggacgaagaacttgtggcattcaggccagttcccggtatccagaccgaagtggcgttcagaccagttttcccgatttccagatcgaagaagttctcaacagtcaggacgaagaacttgtggcattcaggccaattttcccggtatccagaccgaagtggcgttcaggccagttttcccggtatccagaccgaagtggcattcaggccagttcccggtatccagaccgaagtggcattcaggccagtttccgatttccagatcgaagaagttctcaacagtcaggacgaagaacttgtggtgttcagaccagttttcccggtatccagaccgaagtggcattcaggccagttcccggtatccagaccgaagtggcattcaggccggtttttccgatattcaaatcaaagtggtgttcagaccagatttccggtgatcagaccaacattgatatCCTCGTATTCCGAcgcttagtgttcagactaatgtgcggcgttcaggccatgggtattctTGTGTTACCATGTATTTTGGTATtcaggtcaactttctgtttcggtactcaggccgattcTCACCATATaagacggattcttcttttgagattgcttctttgacgatgctgacaggcattgtttcatagggattcatgatcaaaatccgggtctttTTAGTATTTAACATCTCCCACTACGATCATGTGAAGAACatcctgcttcatattctctagttgaagacgcttaaataggggcaactgtcataccccgattttgctcctgaattttttatgtttgtttggcatgcttggcctaacctaactttggttttacatgaggattggttttgatccaaagtcatggtgttgtgattgtggatacctctatggtctaggtcatctgaacaaccaagtttcttgtgtttctagccacttgccagtcatgttattggttcatggataccCTAACCTTATGtttttgttcatacacattatcagtcaagttattttctttccaaaagtcaaacattcaagccaattgtgaaaccaatttcaaccatttgttaatccatttcaatttatttcatgtcattgtTTAAACCAGTACATATGAGTCCatacaaaaaaaaatacaaaatttggcatttttgaccaactgttgactttggtcaacaattgactttttggtcaactttgaccaaagtcaacccaaattcactaaaccctaaattcacccataattgtccattgaattccatttacaaggaaaatacaaaaaaaatgaagttttggcctattgttgactttggtcaacagttgactttttggtcaactttgacctAAGTCGACCTCCCCATTTCTTGACCATCAAAAAACCTAATCTAACCCATTTGGCCTTGATGCTTCATCCAAAGGTTTTGATTTGATATACTTTTGTTTGgttttttcatttttaagtaaTTTGACTCATGTTCAATTTCATGTCCACCATGTCATATGTGCTGCTGCACTTCCAACCCTAACTCCATCTGGCCAAACATGTCCTGCAATCACATAAACATGACCTGAGATACCTTGAAGCGCACATCGAAGCCTGACTGAATCCAAAACTCAGCAAGATGGAAAATCTCACCATGGCTGCAGGCGCATGAACATTGTCCTGCCTTGCTTGCTGCTGTTGCCAACGCAAAATCCACACATCATGTTTATGCCCATAAACCAACACCCTGCAGCTTGTACAGCAGACCATAAGCCTGCAGTCACAAACACATTGTATACCAATCCTGCTGCTGCAAGCATGACACCTCCCTGCAGAAATAATCCAGCATAACCAAACTCAGTCTTGACATGTCAAAAACCACCAAGAAACTTTATGCCAACAAACCATACCAATAGTCATCATGCAAACAGGCTGCAACCAGAGCAACTGACAGGCTAACCAATTCACAATGCATTACAAATGAACCTGCAATGTATCAATTGCATCTAAAGCACCAAAATTGCAGTTGGACATGAGAAAATCCATATAGATATTTTTGGTCTATTCCAACCCTTTCTACAGTCTCTTGAAGCTTTGCATGATGGGGAGCATGGAAAGCAACGTAGGCATTTTCTCTATTTTCTCTTTCATCAAGTGCCAGCGAGCAGTAACTTCAGCATTCTAACAAGAAGATTGGCATGTCAGATGGCACTTCTTATTGTGCACCGAGGTTACAAGATGAGCCCGCCTTGCCCTGCTACATCAATACTGACTTGGTCGTTTGTTCCTCGATCTCTCAAACTGATGATGCGGCTCTCATCTCAGACAAATGAACTTTATCAGCTAGCTGCCGTTGTTTTCTGCTTGTTATCTGCATGGTGCAGTGATAAGCTTGGCCTAAGTCTTGAGCTAGGTTCATTTATGGCAGGTGTTATGATTTCCACAACAGACTTTGCTCAACATACTTTGGACCAGGTGGAACCAATACGGAACCTGTTTGCAGCTCTGTCCCTCTCAAGTATCGGAATGCTTATACATGTGCAATTCCTTTGGAACCATGTAGATATATTGCTTGCATCTGTTATTTTGGTGGTGGTTATACTGGTACAGTAGAAAATTTGCATTACCGTGAAGCTCCAGTTGCAGATCTTTGTTTGGATTTTACCCTTCTTGGTTATCCAGATTACACTTTGAAACCTGGAGATGAAATTGTCGACCTCAATAATCTAGAGGATTATATATCCATGGTTGTTGATGCCACTGCCAAGACTGGAATAACACGACAACTAGAAGCCTTTAGAGCAGGGTTCAATCAGGTTTTTGACGTCTCATCTTTGCAAATATTTACGCCTCACGAATTGGATTATTTACTTTGTGGCCGTCGAGAATTGTGGAAGACAGAGACACTAGCTGATCATATAAAATTTGACCATGGGTATACAGCCAAGAGCCCTGCAATAGTGAATTTGCTTGAAATCATGGGAGGGTTCACACCGGAGCAGCAGCGTGCCTTCTGTCAATTTGTTACTGGAGCACCTAAGCTCCCACTTGGTGGGCTGGC includes:
- the LOC127136875 gene encoding E3 ubiquitin-protein ligase UPL3, with protein sequence MALLIVHRARFIYGRCYDFHNRLCSTYFGPGGTNTEPVCSSVPLKYRNAYTCAIPLEPCRYIACICYFGGGYTGTVENLHYREAPVADLCLDFTLLGYPDYTLKPGDEIVDLNNLEDYISMVVDATAKTGITRQLEAFRAGFNQVFDVSSLQIFTPHELDYLLCGRRELWKTETLADHIKFDHGYTAKSPAIVNLLEIMGGFTPEQQRAFCQFVTGAPKLPLGGLAVLNPKLTIVRKLSSTAVNTSYNGIVHSESANDDLPNVKACAPLEPNNSLDQSL